The nucleotide sequence CCCGTTCGCCCAGGTCAAACGCCGAAATCTTGACGTAGAAGCGGCCCTGGAAAAAGTTGAGAATTCCGGTTTCGTAGTAACCCTCCGTGCCCACGGCCAGGAAATCGCCCTTTCGGGGTTTCTCCTGGCTGTAGATACCGAAACCGCAGGCCGGGTCTGCGTGGCGGTAAATGTCGGCCGCAATCGTTTGACCATCGGTTCCGGAATAGGTCATGGAGAAAAGTTGTTCAAAATCGTAACCGATAAATACGTCGGCCGCGCCGTTGATGTATTCAAACAGATTGTCGGCCGTGTATTCCGCGGGTTTAACGGGATTTGTCAGGCCCGCAATGGTAGGGAAAAGTTCCGCGCCGCCGGCGCCGTAGACGCCTGTTGCGGCGATGATAAACCACAAAAAAATCAGATTCTGCCTTTGCATAACGGTTGCCTCCAGAGAATGGTTCCTTGTTCTACTTATTCAATACGGTTGAGGCGGGCTTTGGTTGTCCACGCAACCCCATGCATAAAGGCGATTGTTGTTTTGCGGCCGCAGACTCAGCCCGCGGTTGACAGGTTCAGTCCAGTGGTGCAATATGAAAATACTTCAGGAGATTGCATGTATTCCAGGGAAGAGATTATACGCGAGATTCAAAAAGTGGCCGCCGGGCTGGGTGTTCGCTACCTGAAGCAGCAGGATTTTATTCTCAACTCCACCATCCCCATCAACACGGTGAAATACCACCTGGGAACCTGGGCCCAGGCGGCCAAATCCGCGGGTCTGGAAATGCCCAGGGGTTACTCCCAGGAAGAGAATCCGGAGCTGGTTCAAGACGATGAATTGTTACGCGAACTGGTGCGCCTTTACCGGCTGGGAGGCAAGCCGCCCACGGCGGATATTGTCAAAGCTCACGGGGCGTTCAGTCTGGAGTACTATACATCCAGGTGGCAGAGCCTGGAGCGTGCATTGTGGAAGGCGCGGGAGTTGTTCCCCGATGCGTTCCAACCCGTTGCCGCTGCTCCGCCGCCCAACGTTCCGGCTTCGGAAGCAGACACTTCACCCATTCGGCTCATTCCCCAGACCATCAAACCCAAGCGTCCCGTAAAGGTGGAGCGCCGGCTCGGTGAACCCGTGGATTTCAGGGGAATTCGCTATGCTCCGGTGGATCGGGACGGTGTGTTGTTTCTTTTCGGGATGCTGGCGACGGAGCTGGGGTTTGAACTGGAATTCGTAAGCAGCGAACGTCCCCATGCAGAAGGCCGCCGCTATTTCGACGTGCGCCGGGAACAGTGGAAACACCTGCGCGTGGAATTTTTGCTTAAGAGTTCAACCTACACTCCGGATCAGGAGTCTGGACGCGAGCCCTGCGACTTGCTGGTCTGCTGGGAGCACGACAGTGAGGATTGCCCCGTCGAGGTCCTTGAATTGAAAAGCGTGGTCCGCGAGATTGGTGAATAGGGCACCCGCGGACCGGCGCCGGTTTCTGAAACGGCGCCTGTCTTCACCCTACTCGAAAAGGGAACTTGCCGGCGTGGTGTGGCGGAATTTTCTGGGCCCTTCCAGAAAATCCGGACCAGCTCTGCCTTTTATGCCAACCACTTCAGAATGGTCCCGGGGCGAAGGCGAGGCTGTGGTGGTTTTTAGCGGGGATTGGATGCCCACGGGGGGGCGAAAGATTCGATTCTCAGAGGGACTCCTCCAATTTTTTTCTTCCGCGGACTTTCTGGTGGCCAATTTTGAAGGTGTGAGCCTGCCGCCACCCCATTCCGTGGTCATGCAGCAAGTACACGGAAAGGAAACCCTGGAGGCCCTCACAAGCCTTGCCCCGCCCCATCGCATTGTACTTTCCTGTGCAAACAACCACGCGGCTGATCATGGATCCAACCTTTTTGAGAAACACCTGCGCAACCTGGAATCCCTGGGCTTTGTGGTGGCGGGAAGCCGGGCCCGTCCGGTGGTGGAACCGCTTGCCGGCATTCGTGTGGCCGCGTTAACGCAGTGGAGCAACCATCCGGGGCCGTTCCTGGCCGACTTAAAAAACGAGAAAGAGCTGGTGCGGGACGGGGTGTTCAACATCCTGTACCCCCATTGGGGTTTTGAACTGGAATTGTATCCCCGTTCCCTCCTGGTGGAAACGGCGAGGCAATGGTTGACCCGCTGGGATTTGGTAGTGGGGCATCATTCCCATACACCGGCGCCGGTGGCGGCGTTGGACTCTCCGGCCGGCCGCAAACCGGTCGCGTTTTCGCTGGGAGACTTTGTCACCTGTTCACGTCAACGCAAAAATCGCTGGGGTATTGTGGTCCGCGTTTGCCTGGGAAAAGATGCCAAAGGGACTTTCCGTTTGCGGCGGCTGGATTGGCGGTTTTGTGTAACCGCACCACGTGGCCGGGAACTCTTCGTTCGACTGGCGGATCGTTGTCCCTATTTCGCCGCCAATACCGGGCCTTGAATTGTGCGCCTGCCTGCATTAGAATGGTAACACGATTCAGTGATAATCGGTTCAGGAGAAGGATATGGATTCTCAACTGATCACCCAATGCCTGGATTTGTATGAACGGTTGAACCGGGGCAACCTGGACCATTACGCGTTGCTCGGCCTGGACCGTACGGCTACGGTCGCCACCATTCACGAAGCATACCAGCGATGGCTGATCAAGCTTGCGGACAATGAGCTGGCAACAGTTGGTGACGCAAGCGTTCGCCAACGCCTGGAAGCGCTGCGTCGCCGCCTGGACCGTGCCCATGCCGTGCTTCTCGATTTTGATCAACGGGCCGCCTATGAACGGCGGGGATTCCGGGAAGTATCGGAAGTGGTGCCTGAAGAAGAGGATCCCCAAGAGAAGGCGAAAGAACTCTTTCGCAAGGCCAAAACCCTCTATGCCGGCAAAGAGTATGGTCCCGCCGTGCTGGCGTTACGGGAATCGTTGCGCCTGGACCCGGACCGGGGGGATGCGCTCCTGTTACTGGGCTTGTGTCAGTATCGCAATCCCGCCATGAAGCGGGATGCGGAAGTCAACCTGCAGAAAGCCGTTCAGTTGGAGCCGTGGAACGCGGAACCCTTGGTGGCCCTGGGAAACCTGTTCTATTCGGAAAAGTTGATGAAAAGGGCGGAATCGTTTTATCGGCGGGCTCTTGAACTCGAGCCCGGGCACGAAACCGCACGCAGACGCCTGGCGGAAATCGCGCCTCCGGAAGACAACTCGCTGAAATCCACTTTGAAATCCGCGATGAAAAAAGGCCTTCCATCCCTGTTTGACCGCAAAAAGCGTTGAGGGTTTGGGCCTGGAAGCTCGATCCGGGGGTTTTATGGCCGTGATGGGAATCCGGAACCATTCCGATTACCTGGAGAACCACAAATGAAGGAATTGACAAGAGAATACGCCGCGCGCATGCGCGAGTATCTGCAATCCGAGTTCCCCATCAATGCAGGGGATATCCAGTTCTCGATTCCGCCCAACCGCCGCTATGGTGATCTCTCCACCACCCTGCCGTTCCTGTTGGCCAAGCGCATGAAACAGAAGCCAATAGAGATCGGGAAACGCCTGGTATCCTTGCTGTCCGCAAAGTTTCTGCCCATGGCGGAAGTGTCCCTGGCGGGCGGGGGCTTTCTGAATTTCACCCTGGATCGCCACTGTTTTCTGCGTTACCTAATCGATTCAGTAGACTGTCGACCCGCCGCCCGTAACCAACGCATCGTGGTGGAACATACCAGCATCAATCCCAATAAGGCCGCCCATATCGGTCACCTGCGCAACGCCTGCCTGGGAGATACCCTGGCCCGCAGCCTGGAGTACCTGGGCTACCCCCTGGAGGTGCAGAACTACATTGACGATACGGGCATCCAGGTGGCCGACGTGGTGTGGGGGTTGCTCCACATGATAAAGATGTCTCTGGAAGAGATCCGCCGCATCAAGGATCCCGCCGCCATGTTGTGGGATGTATACGCCCGGGTCAATCGTCACCTGGCCGCTGACCCCGAGAGCGAGAAGGCGCGCAACCGTGTTCACCAAGCCATTGAGGAGCGTCGAGATCCCGAATACGGCGTTGCCGATTGGATTTCTTCGCGGGTGTTGGAAGACCATATCCGCGTGATGGCGTCGATCGGAATTCGTTACAACCTGCTGGTGCGGGAACGGGATATCATGGAACTCGATTTCTTTACCCGGGCGGCCCGGATCCTGACCGAGCAAGGGATCTTGTACGAATCCGAGGATCCAGAGAAGCAAGGTTGCCGGGTGATCCGTTATCGTCATGAGGACTTGGAAAAAGTGGTGATTCGTTCCAATGGAACGGCCACTTACATCGCCAAGGACCTGGCGTATACATTCTGGAAAGTGGGTCGTTTCAAAGAGGATTTTCCCTTTCGCGAATTTTCCCGGTATGCGGACGGTCAAGTCATTCTGACCACGGATTTTCGCGGCGGCAGCGAGAAACGTGATTTCGGCCCCGCCCACAGGGTGTTCAATGTAATCGATGTACGCCAATCCTATCTGCAGAACATCATCGCCCAGGTCCTCGAAGACCTGGAGCCTGCGCCTTCCGGCGAACGCCCCTTTGTGCATTTTTCCTACGAGATGGTGGCGTTGACTCCCCGCTGTGTGCGGGAACTGGATCTTCCGTTGTCGCCGGAAGATGAAAAAAAACCCTGGGTGGAGGTGTCGGGGCGCAAGGGAATCGCCGTCAAGGCCGCGGATCTGATCCAGCAACTGACCGCCCGCTCCAGGGTGGAAGTCGATAAGCGCAATCCGGATTTGAGTGAGTCCGCGCGCGATGCCATCGCGGTGCAGATCGCCGTGGGCGCATTGCGGTATTTTATGATCAAGTTCAACGCCCGCGCCGTGATCGCGTTTGATTTCAAGGATGCTTTGGCATTCGAGGGAGATACAGGTCCCTACCTGCAGTACACCCTGGTGCGATTGAATTCCATTCTGCGAAAACTGGACGAAGGGGAGCAGGCGGTTATGGACGTTGACATCGATCCGGCTTGCCTGGATTCGCGGGAGGCCGCGGATTTCTTTGAAATATTACTGCAACTATCCGATGGCGACAACCGCATCGAAACCGCCCTGGAAAATCAGGATCTGTCCGGTATCGCCAACCACGCTTTTACCCTTTGTCAAGCCTTTAATCGCTACTACCACGGGTATCCGGTTATCAACGAACCTGATCGGTCGTTGCGTTTCCTCAGGATCCAATTGCTTTTGCTGGTGCGTGAGCGGTTGGGGCGCTTGCTGGCCATCATGGGGATTCCGGTGCCGGAACGCATGTGAGTCCGTGGCGTGACAACATTGAACCCGGGTTACCCCTGTGCTATATTCAAAAAATGATGGGTATATCCGGAAAATCCCGGCTCACGTTTGTCTTGTTTGTGCTGGGATTGCTCTTTTTGGCGGGCATGCTGGCTTTGACCGGATATTTGCTAAGGGTGCGGGCGATTCACCATGGACACCTGGACGGATTGAAACAGGAATTAAACCTGGCGCATTCCCGGACCCGGGAGCCGGCGCGCGCCCGAAAACAGCGCGCCGATTTTTATATCAATCGCTTCCTGTTCACTTTCCCCAATCGTCAGGCCCGGGCCGCGGAGGGCTTTGTTTCATTGATCCAACAAGCGGCAGTGAAAACTTCTGTGCGGGAATGGTCCCTTCAAGCCGCGGGCATGGGTCTGCGTTTCAACATCGCAGCGGCTGAGGCGGCGGAACCCGGATTGATCCGGGCATTGCTGTCCAGTGCGGAAGTTTTGCGTTTGGATTCCTGTGCTCCGCCGGCAACCTGTTTGCGAGGACTGGTGGGTGTTTTCTGATGTTGCGCAAAACGGTTCGGGTCGTTTTTATCCTGTTGGTGTTTGTGGCCGCGATCTGGGTCTACCTGAAAGTGGTGGCCGAACCCCTGGTCCGGGATATCAATCTTTGCAAACGTGAGTCAAAAGAGCTGAAATATCAACTGACACAATTGGAACAGAGCCGAGTGGATGTGGCTGAAATGAAAACGGCCGAGCATGGCAGACTGGACGCCTCGCGACGGATGTTGCGAAAACGCCTGGTTCCCGAGGGTTCCGTTTCGCGTCATGTGGAGCGCGTGTTGCCGGCGTTGCGTATGCGTGCCCGGTCCCTGGGGCTGCAGGTACAGGCATTGAGAGATACCCCTATGGATGATGCGCAACGCAACCGAGTGGACCTGCCGCTAACCGGAACCCGGATGCGTCTTATCTCCGCCCGGATCCGGGGTTCAGCGTGGCAATGGGGGCTTTTCCTGGAAGCGACTTCACGTTTACCCGCATATCTTACCCTGAGTTCTGTTCAGGGGCGCATGGAAAACAATGTGGAAATGCGGGTAGAATGGATTCTGCACCACATCTCCGGCCAGGAGCCCCTGCCGCATGTGCCCGCCGAACTCTTGAACTCCGCCTCTTCCCTGCTGGAGCGTCCAATCCCGCCCCTCGATCCGGGGCGCGTGCGCGACCCGGGAGGGCGTTGATGCGCGTGGTGATTCAGCGCGTGCAACGGGCCCGTGTGACTGTTTCGGGCCGGGAAACCGGTCGCATTGGACCCGGGCTGCTGGTTTACGTGGGTATTGAACGGGGCGACAGTGAAGCGGAAGTGGATTACATGGCCGCAAAGATCCGCCACCTGCGGGTGTTTGCCAACGAGTCGGGACGCATGGATCTGAGCATCATGGATACGGGCGGTGAAATCCTGTCGGTATCCCAGTTCACCCTGGCATCCCGGATCCGCAAAGGCCGCAGGCCCGATTTTACCCATGCGGCCGATCCCGAGGCGGCGGAAGAGTTTTACCGGCGGTTCAACCGGCAGTTGGCCTCGGCTGGAATTTCCGTAGCAACAGGCGAATTCGGAGCGTTCATGCAGGTTGATTCCACTAACGACGGACCCGTGACCTTTGTGGTGGAGCGTTCCGGCGCGGCCTGTTTTGCGGAGGGTAGTAGGGCGTGACATCCATGCACATCCGCACACTGGAATTGACGGATTCCCGGGGAGTAAAGGCGTTCATCCGTTTTCCCCGTAAACTTTATGCGGACAATCCCTTGTGGATTCCCATGCTGGAGCGGGATGAGCGCGAACTGTTCAATCCCGACCACAATCCATCTTTTGCGGATGCCGAAGTGCGCCTTTTTCTGGCTGAAGAGGAGGGTCGTATCCTGGCAAGGGTGGCCGCCATTCTCAGCCATACGGCCAACCGCAAATACGGTACCCGCAACCTGCGTTTCGGCTGGTTTGAATCGGAAAACCGCCCGGACGCGGTGGAGGCGCTCTTCCTTGAAGTGGAAAAATGGGGCCGTGAGCGGGGTATGGAGTCATTGACCGGTACCATGGGTTTCACGGACCTGGATCCGGAGGGCATTCTGATAGACGGATTTGACCAGGTGCCGACCCTGGCCTCCAATTACAACCCGCCCTACTATGCGGCGCTGATGGAACAAGCGGGGTTTGAAAAAGAGATTGATTACGTTGAATTTCGCGTGCGGACTCCGGAAAATCATGTCATTCCCGACAAATTGCTTTCATTGTGTGATCGCATCCGTTTGCGGGGTCGATTTCACGTGCTGCGCTTTAAAAATCGACGTGAAGTTTTGCGCCATGGAGTAGAATTGTTGACCCTGCTGGATGAGTCTTTTGATGAGGTCTATGGTTCCGTGCCCCTGACCCGGGAGCAGATGGAGTACTACCTGAAGCGGTACGCGTTTTGTGCCCATCCGGACCTGATTATCGCCGTGGTGGATGAAAATAAAGACATGGTGGGTTTCATGGTGGCCATGCCGAGTTTGACCCGGGGATTCCAGCGCGCGGGCGGGCGGCTGCTGCCTTTGGGTTGGTGGCATATCCTGCGTTCGCGGCAAGCCAGGCATACGCTGGATTTTTACCTGGCGGGGGTTAAAAAGAAGTACCGAGGAACCGGGATCGATTTGCTCATGCTGATCGAGATCGCGCGCACGGCAATGGATATGGGTTTCGTGTATTCGGAATCGAACCTGGAACTTGAAACCAATTTCAAGATCCACGCCATGTGGAAGTACTTCAATCCGGTTCAGCACAAACGCAGGCGCATTTATCGCCGCCGTATTGCTTTTGATTGAAGCGTTTTTCCGCTTTGGGTATAATCTCACTTGGCGCAAGGCATCAGGGCGAAACGAAAATAACGCCGCTTTGGAGGTGACCCATGAAGGTTGACATTCAAACCGTGGAATCGAAAAAACAACTCAAACAATTCGTCAAGATGCCTTTTCATTTCTTTAAAGACAATCCCTGTTGGGTTCCTCCAATGATCATGGACGAGATGGAGACGTTGGATTCCCAACGCAATCCCGCCTTTGAAACCGCGGAGTCCAAGATGCTTATGGCGTTCAGAGACGGCGAACCCGTGGGCCGTATTGCCGCCATCCTCAGCCATGCCGCCAATGAGAAGTACGCTTCTTTGAACCTGCGCTTCGGTTGGTTCAACGTGATCGAAGACTATGCCGTGGCCGCGGCGTTGCTGGACGCCGTGGAATCCTGGGGCCGGGAGAAGGGGATGACCACGATAACCGGGCCCCAGGGCTTTACGGACATGGATTCCGAGGGCATGCTGATCGAAGGTTTCGACCTGGTTCCCACGATCGCCCAGATCTACAACCCGCCGTTTTACCCCCAATTTCTCGAGCGATACGGTTTCGAAAAAGAGATCGACTACCTGGAATTCCGTGCCAAAGTGCCCCGGGAATTGTCCGAACGTTTGTTTACTCTGGCGGAGCGGCTCAAACAACGCAGCAACCTGAAGGTTGTGGAGTGCAAATCCAAACGCCAATTGCTGAAATACGCCCGGCCCATCTTTGAACTCCTGGACGAAACCTTTGCTGAAATCTACGGCTCCGTTCCCACCACGGACAAACAGACGGATTACTATACCAAGAAGTACTCCATGTTTCTCGACCCCCGTTTGTGCAAGGTGGTGGTCAATCCCGAGAACGAGGTGGTGGGCTTTATCATTTCCATGCCCAGCATGTCCGTGGCTTTCCAGAAAGCGCGCGGCCGGGTCCTGCCGCTGGGCTGGTTTCACTTGTTGCGCGGCTTGCGCCGGCGCGAGGTGCTGGATTTCTACCTGGCCGGGGTGAAAAAAAAGTACCGCGGCATGGGAGTCGACTTGATGCTGGTGCTGGCGGTAGCGGAAAACGCCATAAAAATGGGCTTTAAAGCCGCCGAGTCCAACGTGGAGTTGGAAACCAACACCAAGATCCATGCCCAGTGGAAGTTTTTCGAGCACTACCAGGCCCGCCGCCGCCGCATTTTTCGCAAGCAGATTTCGTGACCTTCTTTTTTCCAGCCCGAAGCCCGTTTTCCCTGGTTGGCCGTTTCTCACTAAGAGAAAAAGTGGGGCAGATGTTGATGGTTGGTTTCATCGGCACCAGTCTTTCCCGTGATTTTCAGGAACGCTTGGCGCGGGGTGAAGCGGGATTTGTGCTGTTGTTTCACCACAATGTCGAATCCGTTGAACAAGTAGCGGCCCTGACGAACGAGATACATGAAAGTTTTGTCCCGGCACCCATGATCTGGACGGACCAGGAGGGTGGCAATGTGGTGCAGTTCGGGGAAATGGCCGCGACCACATTGTCGCCGATGGGACTCGCGGCTACAAGAAGGCGTGCTTTTGCGCGTCTGGCGGGACGGATTGTGGGTGGGGAAATGCGTGCCATGGGAGTGGACGGGGTATTGGCGCCGGTTCTGGATGTCAACACCCGGCCCGACAACCCCATTATCGGGTTCCGTTCCTTCAGCAACGATCCCCGGGTGGTAAGGCGCTTCGGGGCGGCCCTGGCCGGGGGATTGCGCCGCGGCGGCGTGGCAACCTGCGGCAAGC is from Candidatus Aminicenantes bacterium and encodes:
- the argS gene encoding arginine--tRNA ligase: MKELTREYAARMREYLQSEFPINAGDIQFSIPPNRRYGDLSTTLPFLLAKRMKQKPIEIGKRLVSLLSAKFLPMAEVSLAGGGFLNFTLDRHCFLRYLIDSVDCRPAARNQRIVVEHTSINPNKAAHIGHLRNACLGDTLARSLEYLGYPLEVQNYIDDTGIQVADVVWGLLHMIKMSLEEIRRIKDPAAMLWDVYARVNRHLAADPESEKARNRVHQAIEERRDPEYGVADWISSRVLEDHIRVMASIGIRYNLLVRERDIMELDFFTRAARILTEQGILYESEDPEKQGCRVIRYRHEDLEKVVIRSNGTATYIAKDLAYTFWKVGRFKEDFPFREFSRYADGQVILTTDFRGGSEKRDFGPAHRVFNVIDVRQSYLQNIIAQVLEDLEPAPSGERPFVHFSYEMVALTPRCVRELDLPLSPEDEKKPWVEVSGRKGIAVKAADLIQQLTARSRVEVDKRNPDLSESARDAIAVQIAVGALRYFMIKFNARAVIAFDFKDALAFEGDTGPYLQYTLVRLNSILRKLDEGEQAVMDVDIDPACLDSREAADFFEILLQLSDGDNRIETALENQDLSGIANHAFTLCQAFNRYYHGYPVINEPDRSLRFLRIQLLLLVRERLGRLLAIMGIPVPERM
- a CDS encoding D-tyrosyl-tRNA(Tyr) deacylase — its product is MRVVIQRVQRARVTVSGRETGRIGPGLLVYVGIERGDSEAEVDYMAAKIRHLRVFANESGRMDLSIMDTGGEILSVSQFTLASRIRKGRRPDFTHAADPEAAEEFYRRFNRQLASAGISVATGEFGAFMQVDSTNDGPVTFVVERSGAACFAEGSRA